One Coffea arabica cultivar ET-39 chromosome 5e, Coffea Arabica ET-39 HiFi, whole genome shotgun sequence DNA segment encodes these proteins:
- the LOC113689324 gene encoding uncharacterized protein — MKDMDARMSQMVTAINRVESYVYEKLPSQPEANLRNVSAMTLRSGKEVEGPKVKNPKSKNEEEIEKEIEEEGRIRENPKVTFTPSSPIKSNLPPFPCMLEKTKKVEKEKELLDVFRKVEINIPLLDAIKQIPKYAKFLKDLCTHKKKIRGDERVTVGENVSVILQRKLPPKCEDSGDKETLPVIISAHLSPRQEDNLIRLLRDHKEAIGWSIADIKGISHSLCMHRIRLEDDAKSVRQAQRRLNLLMMEVVKKEIFKLLELRIIFTTSDSPWVNPTQVVPKKAGVTTEENQEGEMVPVRKPTRLRQCIDYRQLNAVTKNDHFPLPFIDKMIERLAGRVYYCFRDDFSGYFQIAIAPEDQEKTTFTCPFCTLAYRRMSLGLCNTLTTFQRCMVNGVFQFAPPRPIAVPPKRKVSKSATLEIGGPSTDAPGPSSSVPSPPPPTDSQYLALRFQPHHMDTRMERMERQMAGVAQNLAQYLHHVGFRPPFPPQS; from the exons ATGAAAGATATGGATGCTCGAATGAGCCAAATGGTAACTGCTATCAACCGCGTGGAGTCCTACGTTTATGAGAAATTGCCATCGCAACCCGAGGCAAATCTCAGAAATGTAAGTGCCATGACACTGAGGAGTGGCAAGGAAGTGGAGGGACCTAAAGTGAAAAATCCAAAGAGCAAAAATGAGGAGGAGATAGAAAAAGAGATTGAAGAGGAAGGGCGCATTCGTGAAAATCCTAAGGTAACATTCACTCCTTCATCTCCTATTAAATCTAACTTACCTCCTTTTCCTTGCATGTTGGAGAAAACAAAGAAggtagagaaggaaaaagagcttTTGGATGTATTCAGGAAAGTGGAGATCAACATCCCATTGTTGGATGCAATCAAGCAGATACCAAAGTATgccaaatttttgaaagatCTGTGCACCCacaaaaaaaagataagagGAGATGAACGAGTGACAGTGGGAGAAAATGTATCAGTAATACTCCAAAGGAAACTCCCTCCCAAGTGTGAGGACTCAG GGGACAAGGAGACATTGCCGGTCATCATATCTGCACACCTGTCACCAAGGCAAGAAGACAACCTTATTCGTCTTCTTCGAGATCATAAGGAAGCGATTGGGTGGAGCATAGCAGACATCAAGGGGATTAGCCATTCCTTATGCATGCACCGGATTCGGCTTGAGGATGATGCAAAGTCGGTAAGACAGGCACAACGAAGATTGAACCTACTAATGATGGAAGTGGTAAAGAAGGAGATATTTAAACTCCTGGAATTGAGGATCATCTTCACTACCTCAGACAGTCCGTGGGTTAACCCAACTCAGGTAGTCCCGAAAAAGGCGGGAGTGACTACAGAAGAGAACCAAGAGGGCGAGATGGTCCCAGTGAGAAAACCCACAAGACTGCGCCAGTGCATCGATTACCGACAATTGAATGCAGTGACGAAAAATGATCACTTTCCTCTACCTTTTATTGATAAGATGATAGAGAGGTTGGCTGGTCGTGTTTACTATTGTTTTCGTGATGATTTTTCAGGGTATTTTCAGATTGCGATAGCACCAGAGGATCAGGAGAAAACTACATTCACCTGCCCATTTTGCACGTTGGCCTATCGGAGGATGTCTCTCGGCCTCTGCAATACTCTAACAACTTTCCAGAGGTGTATG GTAAATGGCGTTTTCCAGTTCGCTCCCCCCAGACCGATCGCGGTTCCTCCGAAGCGCAAAGTTTCCAAATCTGCTACCTTGGAGATCGGTGGTCCTTCTACGGATGCCCCCGGACCTTCATCTTCAGTACCTTCGCCACCGCCCCCTACTGATAGCCAGTATTTAGCGCTTCGTTTCCAGCCGCACCACATGGATACTCGAATGGAGCGGATGGAGCGTCAAATGGCCGGAGTGGCGCAGAACTTAGCCCAGTACCTCCACCACGTGGGTTTTCGCCCGCCCTTCCCTCCACAGTCTTAG